One Dokdonia sp. Dokd-P16 genomic window carries:
- a CDS encoding NAD(P)H-dependent oxidoreductase has protein sequence MKKILVLFSHPKFEKSRANTSLVSYIQDMEGVTFHDLYEQYPDFHIDVEAEKDLLIAHDIVIWHHPLYWYSCPPLMKQWIDMVLEFGWAYGPDGIALKGKTCLNVITTGGSKEVYCAQGSNSFTINEFLRPFEQTATLCGMQYYPPFTVMGTHQLSNTQLDSHAISYKSLLQLLQQEVMVPEVANCVFLNDLPQLNIQ, from the coding sequence ATGAAGAAGATACTTGTTTTATTCTCACATCCTAAATTTGAAAAATCTAGGGCAAATACGTCACTAGTATCTTACATTCAAGATATGGAGGGTGTTACTTTTCATGATCTTTATGAACAATACCCAGATTTTCATATTGATGTAGAAGCCGAAAAGGATTTACTTATTGCTCACGATATTGTTATCTGGCACCATCCATTATATTGGTATAGTTGTCCGCCTTTAATGAAGCAGTGGATAGATATGGTATTAGAGTTTGGCTGGGCATATGGACCTGATGGTATTGCACTCAAAGGAAAAACCTGTCTCAATGTGATTACTACTGGTGGCTCAAAAGAAGTGTATTGTGCACAAGGAAGTAATAGCTTTACCATTAATGAATTTTTGAGACCTTTTGAGCAGACAGCAACCTTGTGTGGGATGCAGTATTATCCTCCATTTACCGTCATGGGAACACACCAATTGAGTAACACACAATTAGATAGTCACGCAATCAGCTATAAGTCATTATTACAGTTACTTCAACAGGAGGTAATGGTACCAGAAGTAGCAAATTGTGTTTTCTTAAATGACCTCCCACAGTTAAATATCCAATAA
- a CDS encoding cation:proton antiporter: MEYVGLSPALGAFLGGVVLSNSEFKHELESTLEPFKNLLLGLFFMAVGASINLL, translated from the coding sequence ATGGAATATGTAGGTCTCAGTCCTGCGCTAGGTGCGTTTTTGGGCGGAGTAGTACTGTCTAATAGCGAATTCAAACATGAGCTAGAAAGTACCCTTGAGCCTTTTAAAAACTTACTGCTCGGCCTGTTTTTTATGGCCGTAGGAGCTTCCATTAACTTATTGTGA
- a CDS encoding TetR/AcrR family transcriptional regulator, with protein sequence MATKEILLQHAITKFTQLGSKHVTLDEIADDLGISKKTIYTFFKTKGDLVTASVMALLDEYQENINVITDCKSTDALLKVILIYKRGFEYIAYFKPSFLSDLSRYYPKANKAYTVFVEKLSKVTVYNLLVQAQDTGNIRSDINVSLVVAIYFTRVDLLVLGNNNLIAVYGKEATFYHLVISNLRGIISPTYTNEYFKSCGN encoded by the coding sequence ATGGCTACTAAGGAAATCTTGCTACAGCATGCTATTACTAAGTTTACACAGCTTGGCAGCAAACATGTGACGCTAGATGAGATAGCAGATGATCTCGGGATTTCTAAAAAAACGATTTATACGTTTTTTAAAACAAAAGGAGATTTAGTAACTGCAAGCGTGATGGCACTACTTGACGAATATCAAGAGAATATTAATGTTATCACTGATTGTAAAAGTACAGATGCGCTTTTAAAAGTAATTTTAATATACAAAAGAGGGTTTGAGTATATAGCATACTTTAAACCCTCTTTTCTTTCTGACCTATCGAGATATTATCCTAAGGCAAATAAGGCATATACTGTATTTGTAGAGAAATTATCTAAAGTAACTGTTTACAATCTTCTAGTACAAGCACAAGACACAGGTAACATAAGAAGTGATATTAATGTGTCGCTAGTAGTAGCCATCTATTTTACTAGAGTAGATCTCTTGGTGTTAGGTAACAATAATCTGATAGCAGTATATGGAAAAGAAGCAACCTTTTATCATCTTGTAATTTCAAATCTAAGAGGTATTATCTCACCCACGTATACAAATGAGTATTTTAAATCTTGTGGTAATTAA
- a CDS encoding TolC family protein, translating into MTNRATDQFDITANLSWEADIWGKIRSNQRATQAAYLKSVAGHQAVKTQLVASITNTYYNLLALDAQIAITEETVATRERSVETIKALKDAGQVTQVAVDQNIAQYNNAKALQVDLETALFKTENVLSILLGKPGQRFERSSLDSQVLDEELKLGVPASLLTNRPDVMAAEFDLIQSFELTNVAKSNLYPSLRLTAAGGFQSLEIDKLLSANSLFATVIGGLTQPLLNQRKLKTQREVAIAQQEQSLLAFKKTLLVAGTEVSNALFEYEAETKKFQFINKEVTALRAAEANSEELLKNGYATYLDLLTARQSALNAELNIIESKLQQLVSIVDLYEALGGGWR; encoded by the coding sequence TTGACCAATAGAGCTACAGATCAATTTGATATCACAGCAAATCTATCTTGGGAAGCAGACATCTGGGGAAAAATAAGAAGTAACCAAAGAGCTACGCAAGCAGCATATTTGAAAAGTGTAGCGGGTCATCAAGCTGTAAAAACTCAGCTTGTTGCAAGTATCACAAACACCTATTATAACTTACTTGCTCTAGATGCTCAGATAGCCATCACAGAAGAAACGGTTGCAACTAGAGAACGTAGTGTAGAAACTATAAAAGCATTAAAAGATGCTGGACAGGTTACACAGGTGGCAGTAGATCAAAACATAGCGCAGTATAACAACGCAAAGGCACTACAAGTAGACCTTGAGACAGCACTTTTTAAAACAGAAAATGTACTCAGTATTTTATTAGGAAAACCTGGACAGCGTTTTGAAAGAAGCTCACTAGATAGCCAGGTGCTAGATGAAGAATTAAAACTAGGAGTACCAGCATCACTATTAACTAATAGACCTGATGTAATGGCAGCTGAGTTTGATCTGATTCAGTCTTTTGAGCTAACTAATGTTGCAAAGAGTAACTTATATCCTTCATTGCGATTAACCGCAGCAGGAGGTTTCCAGAGTCTTGAGATTGATAAGCTACTAAGTGCAAATTCATTATTTGCAACAGTCATAGGTGGATTAACACAACCACTCCTGAACCAGCGAAAGTTGAAAACACAGCGCGAAGTTGCAATTGCACAACAAGAACAGAGCTTACTAGCATTTAAAAAGACATTGCTTGTTGCGGGAACTGAAGTATCAAATGCCTTATTTGAATATGAAGCAGAAACAAAAAAGTTCCAATTTATAAATAAAGAAGTTACTGCACTACGCGCAGCAGAAGCCAACTCTGAGGAGCTCTTAAAAAACGGTTATGCAACATACCTAGATTTGCTTACAGCAAGACAAAGTGCTCTTAATGCAGAGCTTAATATCATCGAGAGTAAACTACAGCAGCTTGTATCTATAGTTGATTTATACGAAGCCTTAGGTGGCGGATGGAGATAA
- a CDS encoding NAD-binding protein — MIKTSNRVDFLRKMGFEVYYGDATRLDLLESAGIAQAKILICAIDNPTVTKQVTKLVKEKYPHVELMIRARNRDDAYDLLNLGIENIYRESLDTSLSLASDALHKLGFRKYTLNRQVQNFIKYDEAILRRLAKEPKKGTDSYIFVARQELEKQERYLNEDLIEGL; from the coding sequence TTGATCAAGACCTCAAACCGTGTAGATTTTCTTCGCAAGATGGGCTTTGAGGTGTATTACGGTGATGCCACGCGCTTAGATTTATTGGAATCTGCTGGAATTGCACAGGCAAAAATTCTAATTTGTGCTATAGATAATCCTACGGTAACAAAGCAAGTCACAAAGCTTGTTAAAGAAAAGTATCCCCATGTAGAACTTATGATTAGAGCAAGGAATAGGGATGACGCCTATGATTTACTCAACTTAGGTATAGAAAATATTTACAGAGAATCCCTAGATACTTCACTCAGCCTTGCTAGTGATGCATTGCATAAATTAGGGTTTAGAAAGTATACGTTAAATAGACAGGTCCAGAACTTTATAAAATACGATGAAGCTATTTTGAGACGACTTGCCAAGGAACCAAAGAAAGGTACAGATAGCTATATTTTTGTCGCTCGTCAAGAGTTAGAAAAGCAAGAACGTTACCTCAACGAAGACTTAATAGAGGGATTGTAG
- a CDS encoding cation:proton antiporter: MYIAKRLGLSSVIGYLLAGVLIGPYVLGFIGQEGEDILHFAEFWCGGYVILNRLEIEPKNFWNMRKTILGMGGLQVGGTMLLTYFLFTSLGYDWKVSLVISMAVALSSYSNCFANHKGERDDGYHLWSILIFYFTFSRYHCNFHARCIATALYCHNGGWW; this comes from the coding sequence GTGTATATCGCAAAGCGATTAGGATTAAGTTCGGTAATAGGTTATTTACTAGCAGGCGTACTCATAGGCCCTTACGTATTAGGATTTATAGGTCAAGAGGGAGAAGATATATTACACTTTGCAGAGTTTTGGTGTGGTGGTTATGTTATTCTTAATAGGTTAGAAATTGAGCCTAAGAATTTCTGGAACATGCGCAAGACCATCCTAGGTATGGGAGGATTGCAGGTAGGAGGGACCATGCTACTAACTTATTTCTTGTTCACCTCTCTAGGCTACGACTGGAAAGTCTCTCTTGTAATCTCCATGGCCGTAGCACTGTCATCTTACAGCAATTGCTTTGCAAACCATAAAGGAGAAAGGGATGATGGATACCACTTATGGAGCATCCTCATTTTCTATTTTACTTTTTCAAGATATCATTGTAATTTTCATGCTAGGTGCATTGCCACTGCTCTCTACTGCCACAACGGTGGCTGGTGGTGA